From Mumia sp. ZJ1417:
GCTGATGGGCTTGATCCAACCGGAGGCCGGTGTCGCCCACATCGACGGCGTCGACATGTGCCGCGCCAAGGAGTCGCAGCGCCTCGAGCTGCGCAAGAGCTTCGGCGTCCTCTTCCAGGACGGCGCCCTCTTCGGCTCGATGCCGGTCTACGACAACGTCGCGTTTCCTCTGCGCGCCCACACCAACAAGACCGAAAAGGAGATCAAGCAGATCGTCTCCGAGAAGCTGGAGATGGTCGGCCTCCTCGGTCAGGAGCACAAGCTCCCCGGCGAGATGTCCGGCGGCATGCGCAAGCGCGCCGGCCTCGCCCGCTCGCTCGTCACGGAGCCGTCGATCATCCTCTGCGACGAGCCGGACTCGGGCCTCGACCCGGTCCGTACGGCGAACCTCGCTCAGCTCCTCCTCGACGTCAACACGCAGACCGACGCGACGATGCTCGTCGTCACCCACAACATCGAGCTCGCGCGGACGTTGCCGGACAACCTCGGCATGCTCTATCGCCGCGAACTCGTCATGTTCGGCCCGCGCGAGGAATTCCTCCTGACCGACCACCCCGTCGTGTCGCAGTTCATGAGCGGCGACCCCGACGGGCCGATCGGGATGAGCGAAGAGGTCGACCACAGCACGGTCCACGAACGTCCGGAGGAGCCGGTCTACGGCTACCCCGACGGCGGGGGGACCGCGACGATGGTGCGCGCCGGGGCGCGCGCCATCGAAGTGCTACCGCGCCAGCTCGTCCCGACGTCGGGGGCGGTACGAGCTGGCGCGGTTCGCCACGGCGGGAGGGTCTCGTCTGGCAAGGCGCCCCTCATCGTCGCCGACGACGAGGAGACTGACCCAGTAGCCCCACTCCGCAAGAAGCCCGCCGTCGTCCGGGGTCTGGACGAGATCGGCAACCTCTTTGCCCTGGGCCTGGACACGATCCGCGCGACCTTCCGTCGCCCCTTCGCCGCCCGTGAAGCGCTCGAGCAGTTCTGGTTCGTGGTGTCGGTGTCCTGGGTCCCGGCGATGCTCGTCGCCATTCCGTTCGGCGCCGTCATCGCGCTCCAGCTCGGCACGCTGACCATCCAGGTCGGCGCGCAGTCGTTCACCGGCGCGGCGAGCGTCCTCGCGGTCGTTCAACAAGCGGCACCGATCGTCACGACTCTCGTGATCGCGGGTGCGGGCGGTGCGGCCATCTGTGCCGACCTTGGTGCACGGACGATCCGCGATGAGATCGACGCGATGAAGGTGACCGGGGTGTCACCGATCCAGCGACTCGTCGTGCCACGCGTGCTCGCCTGCATGGGGGCCGCGGTCCTGCTCAACGGTCTGGTCTCGGTCGTCGGTGTCCTCGGTGGCTACTTCTTCAACGTCGTCGTGCAAGGCGGCACCCCCGGGGCCTACCTCGCCAGCTTCACCGCCCTCGCGCAGATCTCCGACCTGTGGGTCGGCGAGCTGAAGGCCGTCATCTTCGGCTTCATCGCCGGCGTCGTCGCGGCGTACCGGGGCCTCAACACCCGCCCCGGACCCAAGGGTGTCGGCGACTCGGTGAACCAGTCGGTCGTCATCACCTTCCTCCTGCTCTTCTTCGTCAACTTCGTCCTCACCACGCTGTATCTCCAGCTGGTGCCCGGCAAGGGAGCCTGACCGTCATGACCTCCACCCCCGACATCGCGCCTCGTGTCCGCCGACGGCGGCCGTGGGACAAGGCACTGGACGCGCTGGCCGACACCGGGCAGGACATCCGCTTCCACGGGCAGGTGATCGCCGCCATTCCGACCGCGATCCGCCG
This genomic window contains:
- a CDS encoding ABC transporter permease; this encodes MDEIGNLFALGLDTIRATFRRPFAAREALEQFWFVVSVSWVPAMLVAIPFGAVIALQLGTLTIQVGAQSFTGAASVLAVVQQAAPIVTTLVIAGAGGAAICADLGARTIRDEIDAMKVTGVSPIQRLVVPRVLACMGAAVLLNGLVSVVGVLGGYFFNVVVQGGTPGAYLASFTALAQISDLWVGELKAVIFGFIAGVVAAYRGLNTRPGPKGVGDSVNQSVVITFLLLFFVNFVLTTLYLQLVPGKGA